One genomic window of Desmospora activa DSM 45169 includes the following:
- the kynB gene encoding arylformamidase, translating into MSGWIDISQPLHAKVPVWPGDTPFSYGLTWTKEQSGSVNVGQITMSTHTGTHIDAPFHFEKEGKRVGELDLSVYAGPTLVVVLEGIERLHPEALAQTDISGVTRLLIRTDAWIDRSRFPETIPLVDPALAPWLQERGVQLLGLDLPSVDPLDSKDLPAHHALARHGIHILEGAVLDGVKPGRYELVAFPLPLQDADGSPVRAVLKPI; encoded by the coding sequence ATGAGTGGCTGGATCGATATTTCCCAGCCGTTGCATGCCAAGGTGCCGGTCTGGCCGGGGGATACTCCGTTTTCCTATGGGTTGACATGGACAAAGGAGCAGAGCGGCTCCGTCAATGTGGGCCAGATCACCATGAGCACCCATACCGGCACCCATATCGACGCTCCTTTTCATTTTGAGAAAGAGGGAAAGCGGGTAGGAGAGCTGGATTTGTCGGTATATGCTGGTCCGACACTGGTGGTGGTGCTGGAGGGAATCGAGCGGCTCCATCCCGAGGCGCTGGCGCAAACCGATATCTCCGGCGTAACACGGCTTCTCATCCGTACCGATGCCTGGATTGACCGCTCGCGCTTTCCGGAGACGATTCCTCTGGTAGATCCGGCGTTGGCACCGTGGTTGCAAGAACGGGGAGTTCAACTGTTGGGACTGGATCTTCCTTCAGTTGACCCGTTGGATAGTAAGGATTTGCCTGCTCACCACGCCTTGGCTCGCCATGGCATACACATTTTGGAGGGAGCGGTTTTGGATGGCGTCAAGCCTGGCCGGTATGAGTTGGTCGCTTTTCCGCTACCCTTGCAAGATGCCGACGGCAGTCCGGTGCGGGCGGTATTGAAGCCGATTTAA
- the kynU gene encoding kynureninase — protein MTNAMKEQAAAWDQADVLSRFREEFYLPAGEIYLDGNSLGLLSKRAEKSVWEALSAWRERGIDGWIEGERPWFPFAERLGAMMAPLVGADAEEVMVTGSTTVNLHQMLATFYRPQGARTHILADVLNFPSDIYAIQSQLRLHGLDPAEHLLQVKSEDGHTLDEDAIIAAMSDEVAVVVLSAVLYRSGQLLDMERITQAARERGILIGWDLCHSIGAVPHRLSEWGVDFAFWCNYKYLNSGPGSVGGLFVHKRHHGRLPGLAGWFGSNKEVQFDMDHHFTPASDAGAYQIGTPHLLSAAPVYGSLELFREAGMEQIRRKSLSLTRFLMELVETELAGMGFSIVNPRADNRRGGHVALVHEEAVRIAHALKEAGVIPDFRAPNILRLAPVALYNSYTDVWEAVQRLKRIMVEKEYERFEKKRGVVA, from the coding sequence ATGACGAATGCGATGAAAGAACAAGCAGCAGCCTGGGATCAAGCAGATGTCCTCAGTCGTTTTCGGGAGGAGTTTTATCTACCTGCAGGGGAAATTTATCTTGACGGCAATTCGCTGGGACTCTTGTCAAAACGTGCGGAGAAAAGCGTCTGGGAAGCTCTTTCCGCTTGGCGTGAGCGTGGCATTGACGGATGGATCGAAGGGGAACGGCCGTGGTTCCCATTTGCGGAGCGACTAGGGGCGATGATGGCGCCGTTGGTGGGAGCAGATGCGGAAGAGGTAATGGTGACGGGTTCCACGACGGTGAATCTGCATCAAATGCTGGCTACTTTTTATCGGCCGCAGGGAGCGCGCACCCATATCTTGGCGGATGTTCTTAATTTCCCTTCGGATATCTATGCGATACAAAGCCAGCTCCGTTTGCATGGGCTGGATCCAGCGGAGCATTTGCTGCAGGTGAAGAGCGAAGACGGCCATACCCTGGATGAGGATGCGATCATTGCGGCGATGAGTGATGAGGTGGCGGTGGTGGTGCTGTCGGCGGTGTTGTACCGCAGCGGGCAACTGCTGGATATGGAGCGGATTACGCAAGCCGCTCGGGAACGAGGGATTTTGATCGGATGGGATTTGTGTCACTCGATTGGGGCGGTGCCGCATCGGCTGTCGGAGTGGGGTGTTGATTTCGCTTTCTGGTGCAATTACAAGTATTTAAACAGTGGACCAGGGAGCGTCGGTGGATTGTTTGTACACAAGCGCCACCATGGTCGGCTGCCGGGTTTGGCCGGGTGGTTTGGCTCAAATAAAGAAGTGCAGTTTGATATGGATCATCACTTCACTCCTGCCAGTGATGCCGGTGCCTATCAGATCGGCACCCCGCATCTGTTGAGTGCCGCTCCTGTCTATGGATCGCTGGAGCTGTTTCGAGAGGCGGGAATGGAACAAATTCGCAGGAAATCGCTCAGTCTGACCCGTTTTTTGATGGAGTTGGTGGAGACGGAATTGGCCGGTATGGGTTTTTCCATCGTCAATCCTCGCGCCGATAATCGCCGTGGCGGACATGTGGCCTTGGTACACGAGGAGGCGGTACGAATCGCTCACGCACTTAAGGAGGCTGGCGTTATTCCCGACTTTCGCGCGCCCAATATTCTCCGCTTGGCACCGGTGGCGCTCTACAATTCTTACACAGATGTATGGGAAGCGGTACAGCGCCTCAAACGGATTATGGTGGAAAAAGAGTATGAGCGGTTTGAGAAAAAGCGAGGGGTAGTCGCATGA
- the sucD gene encoding succinate--CoA ligase subunit alpha has translation MSIFVNQDTKVITQGITGSNGLFHTKQAIEYGTKIVGGVTPGKGGTEVEGVPVFNTVKEAVEATGANASAIYVPPAFAADAIMEAVDAELDLVVCITEGIPVLDMVKVRRYMEGKKTRLVGPNCPGVITPGECKIGIMPGYIHTPGKVGIVSRSGTLTYEAVHQLTTRGIGQSTAVGIGGDPVNGTDFIDVLKEFEQDADTAAVIMIGEIGGTAEEEAAEWIRANMTKPVVSFIGGQTAPPGKRMGHAGAIISGGKGTAAEKIAKLKECGVAVAPTPAVIGETLSQVLEEKGLLADCITKN, from the coding sequence TTGAGCATCTTTGTCAATCAAGATACGAAAGTGATCACCCAAGGTATTACAGGATCCAATGGGCTATTCCATACCAAGCAAGCAATCGAATACGGCACCAAGATCGTCGGCGGGGTGACCCCCGGCAAAGGCGGCACCGAGGTGGAAGGAGTTCCGGTCTTCAACACGGTGAAAGAGGCGGTAGAAGCTACCGGCGCCAACGCTTCCGCCATCTATGTCCCCCCCGCTTTCGCCGCTGACGCCATCATGGAAGCGGTGGATGCGGAATTGGATTTGGTCGTTTGCATCACGGAAGGAATTCCGGTGTTGGATATGGTAAAAGTACGCCGGTATATGGAAGGGAAGAAAACACGCTTGGTCGGTCCCAACTGTCCAGGCGTCATTACCCCCGGTGAGTGCAAAATCGGAATTATGCCCGGTTATATTCATACTCCCGGAAAAGTAGGGATTGTCTCCCGTAGCGGAACGCTCACCTATGAGGCGGTTCACCAACTGACCACTCGTGGGATTGGGCAATCCACCGCCGTCGGAATCGGTGGGGACCCGGTCAACGGCACCGATTTTATCGATGTGCTAAAAGAATTTGAACAGGATGCGGATACAGCAGCAGTCATTATGATCGGGGAGATTGGCGGTACCGCGGAGGAAGAAGCGGCAGAGTGGATTCGCGCCAATATGACCAAACCGGTGGTCAGCTTTATCGGTGGTCAAACCGCACCTCCAGGAAAGCGGATGGGTCACGCCGGGGCGATTATCTCTGGCGGAAAGGGTACGGCAGCGGAAAAAATCGCGAAGCTGAAAGAGTGTGGCGTTGCTGTTGCTCCCACCCCTGCAGTTATCGGCGAAACGCTCAGCCAGGTTCTGGAAGAGAAAGGCCTTCTGGCGGATTGCATCACGAAGAACTAA
- the sucC gene encoding ADP-forming succinate--CoA ligase subunit beta, whose translation MNVHEYQGKEVLKQYGAVVPRGQVAFSPDEAVEAAQNLGGDLWVVKAQIHAGGRGKAGGVKLARSLDEVKAIATELLGKTLVTHQTGPEGKEVKRLLVEEGCAIQKEYYVGVVIDRSHNRVTMMASEEGGTEIEEVAANTPEKIKKVTVDPAVGLSPFQARQLAYAIGIPKNLTNQAVKFMLGLYQAFVDKDASLAEINPLITTEDGRVMALDAKLNFDSNALYRHTDIVELRDLDEEDPKEIQASKYDLSYIALDGNIGCMVNGAGLAMATMDIIKHYGGEPANFLDVGGGATTEKVTEAFKIILDDPHVKGILVNIFGGIMKCDVIANGVVEAAKQVGLDRPLVVRLEGTNVELGKKILNESGLAITAADSMEDAAQKIVSLVK comes from the coding sequence ATGAACGTACATGAGTACCAAGGAAAAGAAGTCTTAAAACAGTACGGAGCGGTGGTTCCCCGCGGCCAAGTGGCTTTTTCGCCAGATGAGGCGGTGGAGGCGGCCCAAAACCTCGGTGGTGACCTCTGGGTGGTAAAAGCCCAGATTCACGCTGGTGGACGTGGAAAGGCCGGTGGAGTGAAGCTGGCTCGCAGCTTGGATGAAGTGAAAGCGATTGCCACCGAGCTTTTGGGCAAAACGTTGGTCACGCATCAAACCGGTCCAGAAGGAAAAGAAGTAAAGCGCCTCTTAGTCGAAGAAGGATGCGCCATCCAAAAGGAATATTACGTCGGTGTGGTGATCGATCGCTCCCACAACCGTGTTACGATGATGGCCTCGGAGGAAGGCGGAACCGAGATTGAAGAAGTAGCTGCCAACACTCCGGAAAAGATAAAAAAAGTGACGGTAGATCCCGCGGTGGGCCTGTCACCTTTCCAAGCCCGTCAACTAGCCTATGCCATCGGTATTCCCAAAAATCTGACCAACCAAGCGGTCAAATTTATGCTGGGACTGTATCAAGCCTTTGTCGATAAAGATGCTTCCTTGGCTGAGATCAATCCGCTGATCACCACGGAAGACGGTCGTGTAATGGCGTTGGACGCCAAGCTGAACTTTGATTCCAACGCGTTGTATCGCCATACCGACATTGTGGAGTTGCGGGATCTGGATGAGGAAGACCCCAAAGAGATCCAAGCCTCCAAATACGACCTCTCCTATATCGCACTAGACGGCAATATCGGTTGTATGGTGAACGGTGCCGGTCTTGCTATGGCCACTATGGACATCATTAAACACTACGGCGGGGAACCGGCCAACTTCCTCGATGTGGGAGGCGGTGCCACCACTGAGAAGGTGACGGAAGCGTTTAAAATCATTTTGGACGATCCCCATGTAAAAGGGATTCTGGTTAATATCTTCGGTGGCATCATGAAATGTGACGTCATTGCCAACGGCGTGGTGGAGGCGGCCAAACAAGTCGGCTTGGATCGTCCGCTAGTGGTCCGGTTGGAAGGGACTAACGTCGAACTGGGGAAAAAGATCCTCAATGAGTCTGGCCTTGCTATCACGGCTGCGGATTCGATGGAAGATGCCGCGCAGAAGATCGTTTCACTGGTGAAGTGA
- a CDS encoding 4'-phosphopantetheinyl transferase family protein, protein MSISEWLSELNEKQVGSVHIWWASLDQPLSLVENMENCLSAEEVDRARRLIRPRDRERFIVSRGLLRYLLSSLTGKKPESLRFQYGPYGKPMLQGYDWAFNLSHSHDYVCIAVSAHSPVGVDLERIRPEMEVDKLADLVMSASEKAEWIQLQEKDRQVAFFRLWTRKEAVVKAAGEGLSRSLPGFSVGWQPDHYEHVDCEGAQWEVVSIHITPGYEAALCVRKGFL, encoded by the coding sequence ATGTCTATCTCCGAATGGCTTTCAGAATTGAACGAAAAGCAAGTGGGGAGCGTTCACATATGGTGGGCCTCATTGGATCAGCCGCTTTCCTTAGTAGAAAACATGGAAAATTGTTTGTCGGCGGAAGAAGTGGACCGTGCTCGACGTCTGATTCGGCCACGGGATCGAGAACGATTTATTGTAAGCAGAGGGTTGTTACGTTACCTTTTATCGTCTTTGACAGGAAAAAAGCCGGAATCCCTTCGTTTTCAATATGGCCCGTATGGAAAGCCGATGTTACAGGGATATGATTGGGCATTTAATCTTTCCCATTCCCACGATTATGTTTGTATTGCTGTTTCCGCTCATTCCCCTGTAGGTGTAGATTTGGAACGGATCCGTCCCGAGATGGAAGTAGATAAGCTGGCGGATCTGGTGATGAGCGCTTCGGAGAAGGCGGAATGGATCCAATTGCAGGAAAAGGATCGGCAAGTGGCTTTTTTTCGATTATGGACGCGCAAAGAAGCAGTGGTTAAAGCGGCAGGAGAGGGATTATCCCGTTCTCTTCCCGGTTTTTCAGTTGGGTGGCAACCGGATCATTACGAACATGTAGATTGTGAGGGAGCCCAATGGGAAGTGGTTTCGATTCATATTACTCCAGGGTATGAGGCGGCGTTGTGTGTACGAAAAGGGTTTTTGTAA
- a CDS encoding cupredoxin domain-containing protein, with amino-acid sequence MITSRQWLQLSLAFVFVLIGTTALRPIPWTNGNTMMEEVEEVATPPHEEQTYHLVTTEFETRIGGKVIEVYRWDPGVIVVHKGDRVRLVLHGIHGKEHHFTLEGYNQSGTVKKGQSTTVRFEADRAGTFRLICHNHQQKENKGPMIAYITVLDQESSS; translated from the coding sequence TTGATCACTTCCCGCCAGTGGTTGCAGCTTAGTCTCGCATTTGTATTTGTTCTGATCGGAACGACTGCCCTGCGTCCCATTCCATGGACGAACGGTAACACAATGATGGAAGAAGTGGAGGAGGTGGCAACGCCGCCTCACGAAGAGCAAACGTACCATCTGGTCACCACCGAGTTTGAAACCCGGATCGGAGGAAAAGTGATCGAGGTGTACCGCTGGGACCCTGGAGTGATCGTTGTTCACAAAGGAGACCGGGTTCGTCTAGTTCTACACGGAATCCACGGCAAGGAGCATCATTTCACCCTGGAAGGCTATAATCAATCAGGAACCGTTAAAAAAGGACAATCCACCACCGTTCGCTTTGAAGCCGACCGAGCAGGTACCTTTCGCTTAATCTGCCACAACCATCAGCAAAAAGAAAACAAAGGTCCGATGATCGCTTATATCACCGTATTGGATCAGGAATCCTCTTCGTAA